DNA from Sphingomonas psychrotolerans:
TCGCGCATCTCGCGATTATATTCGCGGCGACTTTCGGCACGGCGCAGTTCGCGATTACAGTCGCGCTGCGCGTCGCGGATATTCTCGCGATATTCCTGGCGCGGGGTCTGCGCCATCGCCGGCAGTGCCGGGAGCGCAACCGCGGCGATCGCGGCGGCAAATAGGATACGCATGGATTTGCTCCTGTTCTATTCGGATGCAAACCCAACGTGCCGGATCGTCGCGAAGTTGCGTGAATGTCAAACTACGTCATGTTCATCTGCCGGCCATGACGCGGCTTCAGATGCGGCTGCTGCCCGGATAGGCGAAAAGCAGGTCGCTGCCCGCCTCGACATGGAGTTCGCATTCGCCGGCCAGCGTGAGGCATTCGCCGGCGTGGAAAGCGACGCCGTCCACCACGCCTTGGCCCGCCAGCGCCACCAGCCAGCCGGTCACGCCCTCCGGAAGCGTGAACGTGCGCCGCCCGCCTTCCCAGCGCTCGAGCACGAATTTGGGGCCCTCGACGAGGATCGTGCGATCCTCGGCCACTTTGCCGGGCATCGGATGCGGCACATAAGGCGTCGCATCCGAGACGGCGACGCCGTCTTCCAGATGCAGCTCGCGCGGGCGGCCATAATCGTAGAGCCGATACGTCGTCTCGCTGTTCTGCTGCACCTCGACCAAAGTGATCCCGGCGCCGATCGCATGGACGGTGCCCGAGGCCGAGTAGAAGAAGTCCCCCGCTTTGACCGGCTTCCAGTCGAGCAGATCCTCGATCGATCCGTCGAGCGCGGCGGCGCGCAGTGTATCGCGATCGACGGGCTGCTTCGTGCCCAGCGCGATCGTCGAATCGGGCTCGGCGTCGAGGATCACCCAGCATTCGTCCTTGCCGCGCGGCAGACCCTTGGCCCGGGCCTGTTCGTCATTCGGGTGCACCTGCACCGACAGCTTCTCGCTGGTGAAGAGATATTTGATCAGCAGGTCGGGCGTGTCGTTGCCCGGAGTCTTGAACCAGATCTCGCCGACGGGATCCTGATCGGGCGCCGGATCTGCGAAGCCGGGCCACAATGTGTGGCGTCCCCACGGTTTTTCGACACGATGCGTGGCGAGAAGCGTCGCAGTCACTAAAATTCCTCCGGTTCGGATGCGCAATGATTGTGCAACGCACCAATGCCGTCAACCGATCCGCTGCGCCAGTGCAATCACCGGTGCGAACCCGGCCGCCACAAAGCCGCCGCGAAAAGGATTGTTTGACGCCACCACGCTGGGCTAAGACCCCCGTCGATGCGTATTCCAATTACCCGCGCGCTTGCGCTCGCCCTCGTTCCGGTGCTCGCCTTCTCGGTCGCAGGTTGCGCCAAGCAGGGCGCTCGCTCCGACCTTCCTTATGTCGCGCGCGACGTCGGCACGCTGTACAGCGCCGGCAAGGAGCGGCTCGACCAGCGCCAGTACAAGCTGGCCGCCGCCCTGTTCGACGAAGTCGAGCGCCAGCATCCCTATTCGGTATGGGCGCGGCGCGCGCAGCTGATGGGGGCGTTCAGTTACTATCTGAACCAGGATTATTCGCAGGCGATCGCTTCGTCGCAGCGGTTCCTCGCGGTCCATCCGGGCAATCGCGACGCGCCTTACGCTTATTATCTGATCGCGCTCAGCTATTACGAGCAGGTCGCCGACGTGACCCGGGACCAGAAGATCACTCAGCAGGCGCTCGATTCGCTTGGCGAGCTGACTCGCCGCTATCCCAACACCCGCTATGCCGCCGATGCGCGGCTCAAGATCGATCTCGTCCGCGACCATCTCGCCGGCAAGGAAATGGAGATCGGCCGCTTCTACGAGGGCCGCGGCCAGTGGATCTCCGCGACGATGCGCTTCCGCAACGTCGTCGAAAACTATCAGATGACCACGCACGTGCCCGAGGCGCTGCTGCGGCTGACCGAAAGCTATCTGTCGCTCGGCATGCCGAGCGAGGCGCAGAAGGCGGCAGCGGTACTCGGCGCCAATTATCCGGGCACCGACTGGTACAAGCGGGCCTACGACCTGATGCAGGACAATCAGGACAAGCTCGCCAAGGCACAGACTCCCGCCGCGAGCTGAGAGCTATTGCGCGTTACCGAAAACACCCGGCATCCCGGCGACAGCCGGGATCTCGGGCCGCATGCGCCTTCGCCTGAGATCCCCGCTTTCGCCGGGATGACGGCAGGGGTGAAAGCGATGACTTCCGTTCCTCCTCCGTTCCTGCAATAAGCCGCCCCGCATGCTGACGGCGCTCTCCATCCGCGACGTGGTGCTGATCGAGGCGCTCGACCTCGAATTCGGCACGGGACTGGGCGTGCTGACCGGCGAGACCGGCGCAGGCAAGTCGATCCTGCTCGATGCTTTGGGGCTGGCGCTCGGCGCCCGCGGCGAAAGCGGGCTGGTGCGTCAGGGCGCCGCCCAGGCCGTCGTCACCGCCAGCTTCGAGACGCCGGCGCAGGACGGGGCGATCGCCAATCTGATGGCGCAGAACGGCCTCGAACTCGAACCCGGCGAGCCTCTGCTCGTCCGCCGCATCGTCAAGTCCGACGGCGGCAGCCGCGCCTTCGTCAACGATCAGCCGGCATCGGCGGGGCTGCTCCGCGAACTCGCCCCGCATCTCGTCGAGATTCACGGCCAGCACGACGATCGCGGCCTGCTCAATCCGCGTGGGCATCGCACTTTGCTCGACACGTTCGGCCGACTCGATGCCGGACCGATCGCCGTGGCGCATCGCACCTGGCGTGAGGCCGAGGACGCGCTCGCGGTGGCGCGCGCCGAACAGGACGTCGCCGAGCGCGACCGCGAATGGCTCGCCCATGCGGTGACCGAGCTTCGCGCGCTCGCGCCCGAAGCGGGCGAGGAAGCGCTTCTCGCCGGCCGCCGCGCCACCATGCAGCGCGGCGAGAAGGTCGCGGGCGAGCTCCAGTCGGTGGCCCAACTGCTCGAAGGCTCGGAAGGCGGGCTTAGCCAGCTCCGCCAGGCGGCGCGCATCCTCGAACGGATCGCCGACAGTCATGAGGCGCTGGCCGAGGCGCTCGCCGCGATCGACCGGGCGATCACCGACGGCGCCGACGCGCAGGACCGCATCGATGCGGCGGCGGGGGCGCTCGCTTTCGATCCCGCTGCGCTCGAAGCGGACGAGACCCGGCTGTTCGAGTTGCGTGCGCTCGCGCGCAAGCACCGCGTTCAGCCCGATGAATTGCCCGCACTGCTCGACGCGCTGTCGGCCCGGCTCGACCGGGTCGAGAGTGGCGGGGCCGGGATCGCCCGGCTCGAACTCGCCGTCGAGGAAGCGCATCGCGTCTATCGCGATGCGGCACGCGCGCTATCGGAGGCTCGCGCGCAGGCCGCTACGCGTCTCGATGTCGCGGTCGAGGCCGAGCTCAAGCCGCTCAAGCTCGATGCTGCGCGTTTCCGCACTGTGGTCGAGCCGCTCGAGGAGAGCGCGTGGTCGCCGGCGGGGATGGACCGGGTCGAGTTTGCGGTCTCGACCAATCCGGGCGCGCCGTTCGCGCCGCTGATCAAGATCGCCAGCGGCGGCGAATTGTCGCGCTTCATCCTCGCGCTCAAGGTCGCGCTGGCCGAGGAAGGCGGCGCCGGTACGCTGATCTTCGACGAGATCGATCGGGGCGTCGGCGGCGCGGTGGCGA
Protein-coding regions in this window:
- the recN gene encoding DNA repair protein RecN, which gives rise to MLTALSIRDVVLIEALDLEFGTGLGVLTGETGAGKSILLDALGLALGARGESGLVRQGAAQAVVTASFETPAQDGAIANLMAQNGLELEPGEPLLVRRIVKSDGGSRAFVNDQPASAGLLRELAPHLVEIHGQHDDRGLLNPRGHRTLLDTFGRLDAGPIAVAHRTWREAEDALAVARAEQDVAERDREWLAHAVTELRALAPEAGEEALLAGRRATMQRGEKVAGELQSVAQLLEGSEGGLSQLRQAARILERIADSHEALAEALAAIDRAITDGADAQDRIDAAAGALAFDPAALEADETRLFELRALARKHRVQPDELPALLDALSARLDRVESGGAGIARLELAVEEAHRVYRDAARALSEARAQAATRLDVAVEAELKPLKLDAARFRTVVEPLEESAWSPAGMDRVEFAVSTNPGAPFAPLIKIASGGELSRFILALKVALAEEGGAGTLIFDEIDRGVGGAVASAIGDRLARLASTAQVLVVTHSPQVAARGAQHLLIAKSHDGLVTRTGVTPLDSGQRREEIARMLSGAEITPEARAQAERLLAA
- a CDS encoding pirin family protein, producing the protein MTATLLATHRVEKPWGRHTLWPGFADPAPDQDPVGEIWFKTPGNDTPDLLIKYLFTSEKLSVQVHPNDEQARAKGLPRGKDECWVILDAEPDSTIALGTKQPVDRDTLRAAALDGSIEDLLDWKPVKAGDFFYSASGTVHAIGAGITLVEVQQNSETTYRLYDYGRPRELHLEDGVAVSDATPYVPHPMPGKVAEDRTILVEGPKFVLERWEGGRRTFTLPEGVTGWLVALAGQGVVDGVAFHAGECLTLAGECELHVEAGSDLLFAYPGSSRI
- a CDS encoding outer membrane protein assembly factor BamD: MRIPITRALALALVPVLAFSVAGCAKQGARSDLPYVARDVGTLYSAGKERLDQRQYKLAAALFDEVERQHPYSVWARRAQLMGAFSYYLNQDYSQAIASSQRFLAVHPGNRDAPYAYYLIALSYYEQVADVTRDQKITQQALDSLGELTRRYPNTRYAADARLKIDLVRDHLAGKEMEIGRFYEGRGQWISATMRFRNVVENYQMTTHVPEALLRLTESYLSLGMPSEAQKAAAVLGANYPGTDWYKRAYDLMQDNQDKLAKAQTPAAS